A genomic segment from Pistricoccus aurantiacus encodes:
- a CDS encoding CTP synthase — protein sequence MTRYIFVTGGVVSSLGKGIASASLAAILEARGLKVTMLKLDPYINVDPGTMSPFQHGEVFVTEDGAETDLDLGHYERFIRTRMTQGNNFTTGRVYEHVLRKERRGDYLGGTVQVIPHITDEIKRRVYAGSEGADVALVEIGGTVGDIESLPFLEAIRQIRSELGASRAIFMHLTLVPYIKTAGETKTKPTQHSVKELRSIGIQPDILICRSEVELEETERRKIALFTNVEERAVVPLQDADTIYRIPLMLHEHRLDDIVCDKLRLEAAEADLSEWIRVLDAKINPLKTVNIAMVGKYMELLDAYKSLNEALIHAGIQGRVKVNIDYVDSEDIEHHGTERLAGKDAILVPGGFGERGVEGKIATARFARENAIPYLGICLGMQVAVIEFARNVAGWTDANSTEFSHDTQHPVISLITEWITPEGKIELRDAASDLGGTMRLGGQVCHLEPGSRAREAYGAEEIVERHRHRYEVNNQFIDDLEKAGLMVSGKSVDGSLVEMVELPEHPWFVACQFHPEFTSTPRDGHPLFSGFIQAALNHKAQRTQAQPQPQA from the coding sequence ATGACACGATATATCTTCGTGACCGGCGGCGTTGTGTCCTCACTCGGCAAGGGCATCGCCTCCGCCTCGCTGGCGGCAATCCTCGAGGCTCGCGGCCTCAAGGTCACCATGCTCAAGCTGGATCCCTACATCAACGTCGATCCGGGTACCATGAGTCCCTTCCAGCACGGCGAGGTGTTCGTCACCGAGGATGGCGCGGAGACGGATCTCGATCTTGGCCACTACGAGCGCTTCATTCGCACCCGCATGACCCAGGGCAACAACTTCACCACCGGCCGGGTCTACGAGCACGTGCTGCGCAAGGAGCGTCGCGGCGACTACCTGGGCGGCACGGTGCAGGTGATTCCGCATATCACCGACGAGATCAAGCGCCGAGTTTACGCGGGCAGCGAGGGCGCGGACGTGGCGCTGGTGGAGATCGGCGGCACCGTGGGGGATATCGAGTCGCTGCCGTTTCTCGAGGCGATTCGCCAGATCAGAAGCGAACTCGGTGCCAGCCGGGCGATCTTTATGCACCTGACGTTAGTGCCGTATATAAAAACGGCGGGAGAAACGAAGACCAAGCCCACCCAGCACAGCGTCAAGGAACTGCGCTCCATCGGTATCCAGCCGGATATCCTGATCTGTCGCAGCGAAGTGGAGCTCGAGGAAACCGAGCGCCGCAAGATCGCCCTGTTCACCAACGTGGAAGAGCGGGCGGTGGTGCCGCTGCAGGACGCGGATACCATCTACCGTATTCCGTTGATGCTTCACGAGCATCGCCTGGACGATATCGTCTGCGACAAGCTGCGTCTGGAAGCCGCCGAGGCGGATCTCTCCGAGTGGATTCGCGTGCTGGACGCCAAGATCAATCCGCTCAAGACCGTCAACATCGCCATGGTCGGCAAGTACATGGAGCTGCTCGACGCCTATAAATCCCTGAACGAGGCCTTGATTCACGCGGGCATCCAGGGGCGGGTCAAGGTCAATATCGACTATGTGGATTCCGAGGATATCGAGCATCATGGCACCGAGCGCCTGGCGGGCAAGGACGCGATCCTGGTGCCTGGCGGTTTCGGCGAGCGCGGCGTGGAAGGCAAGATCGCCACGGCACGCTTTGCCCGAGAGAACGCCATTCCCTACCTGGGCATCTGCCTGGGCATGCAGGTAGCGGTCATCGAGTTCGCCCGCAACGTCGCCGGCTGGACGGATGCCAATTCCACCGAGTTCAGCCACGACACTCAGCACCCGGTGATCAGTCTCATCACCGAATGGATCACGCCGGAAGGCAAGATCGAACTGCGGGACGCCGCCTCGGACCTGGGCGGCACCATGCGTCTCGGCGGTCAGGTATGTCATCTCGAACCGGGGTCCAGGGCCCGGGAGGCCTACGGCGCGGAGGAAATCGTCGAACGCCACCGCCATCGTTATGAGGTCAACAACCAGTTCATCGACGACCTGGAAAAAGCCGGCCTGATGGTTTCCGGCAAGAGCGTCGATGGATCCTTGGTGGAAATGGTCGAGCTGCCGGAGCATCCCTGGTTCGTGGCCTGTCAGTTCCATCCGGAATTCACCTCGACGCCCCGGGACGGCCATCCGCTGTTCAGCGGCTTCATCCAGGCGGCGCTGAATCACAAGGCGCAGCGCACCCAGGCTCAGCCCCAGCCGCAAGCTTGA
- a CDS encoding type II toxin-antitoxin system RelE/ParE family toxin, whose amino-acid sequence MKLVYTDEAIEDLKRLREFIAVHHPSAAARVAAKLVTKIELLPDFPKLGAPVELAPVPESVRDMVFDKYVVRYSVHASAIIILRIWHGLEDER is encoded by the coding sequence GTGAAACTGGTTTACACGGATGAAGCCATTGAAGATTTGAAGCGCCTCAGGGAGTTCATCGCAGTCCACCATCCTTCCGCGGCTGCCAGAGTCGCCGCGAAGCTGGTGACTAAAATCGAGTTGCTACCGGATTTTCCCAAATTGGGAGCACCGGTTGAATTGGCGCCGGTGCCGGAGTCAGTCCGAGACATGGTGTTTGACAAGTACGTTGTTCGCTATTCAGTGCATGCCAGCGCCATCATCATTCTCCGGATATGGCATGGTCTGGAAGATGAGCGGTAG
- the eno gene encoding phosphopyruvate hydratase has protein sequence MTKIADIQALEVLDSRGNPTVQAQVTLGSGAKGVACAPSGASTGSREALELRDGDKSRYLGKGVLKAVEAVNDKIRERLVGMEAADQRALDDAMNQLDGTANKETLGANAILAVSLAAAKAAAADKGVELYAHIAELYGTPNQYSMPVPMMNIINGGEHADNNVDIQEFMIQPVGAKNFREALRMGAEIFHALKKVLSVRGLATAVGDEGGFAPNLSSNAEALEVIKEAVENAGYSLGKDITLALDCASSEFYKDGQYDLAGEGQTFDANGFVDYLAQLCDQYPIVSIEDGMDESDWDGWKALTERLGDRVQLVGDDLFVTNTRILKRGIDEQIGNSILIKFNQIGSLSETLDAIKMAQDAGFTAVISHRSGETEDTTIADLAVATSAGQIKTGSLCRSDRVAKYNRLLVIEQQLGDQARYPGLAAIKGQG, from the coding sequence ATGACCAAGATTGCGGACATTCAGGCCCTCGAAGTGCTCGACTCCCGCGGTAACCCGACGGTACAGGCACAGGTGACCCTGGGAAGCGGCGCCAAAGGCGTGGCCTGCGCGCCGAGCGGCGCATCCACCGGATCCCGGGAAGCGCTGGAATTGCGTGACGGCGACAAGTCCCGCTACCTGGGCAAGGGCGTGCTCAAGGCGGTCGAGGCGGTCAACGACAAGATTCGCGAGCGCCTGGTGGGCATGGAAGCGGCGGACCAGCGCGCGCTGGATGACGCCATGAACCAACTCGATGGCACCGCCAACAAGGAAACCCTCGGCGCCAATGCCATCCTGGCGGTGTCCCTGGCGGCGGCCAAGGCGGCGGCGGCGGACAAGGGTGTCGAGCTCTACGCGCATATCGCCGAGCTTTACGGCACGCCGAACCAGTATTCCATGCCGGTGCCGATGATGAACATCATCAACGGCGGCGAGCACGCGGATAATAACGTCGATATTCAGGAGTTCATGATCCAGCCGGTGGGAGCGAAAAACTTCCGCGAGGCGCTGCGCATGGGCGCGGAAATCTTCCACGCCTTGAAGAAGGTGCTTTCCGTCCGGGGTCTGGCCACCGCGGTGGGTGACGAAGGCGGCTTCGCGCCGAACCTCTCCTCCAACGCCGAAGCCCTGGAAGTCATCAAGGAAGCGGTGGAAAACGCCGGCTACAGTCTCGGCAAGGACATTACCCTGGCCCTGGACTGCGCCTCCTCCGAGTTCTACAAGGACGGCCAGTACGACCTGGCCGGAGAAGGGCAGACGTTTGATGCCAACGGTTTTGTCGACTACCTGGCGCAGCTTTGCGACCAGTATCCCATCGTCTCCATCGAAGACGGCATGGATGAATCCGACTGGGACGGCTGGAAGGCGCTGACGGAACGCCTGGGCGACCGAGTACAGCTGGTGGGGGACGATCTGTTCGTCACCAACACCCGTATCCTCAAGCGCGGCATCGACGAGCAGATCGGCAACTCCATTTTGATCAAGTTCAACCAGATCGGCTCCCTCTCGGAAACCCTCGACGCCATCAAGATGGCCCAGGACGCCGGCTTCACCGCGGTCATCTCCCACCGCAGCGGCGAAACCGAGGACACCACCATCGCCGACCTCGCCGTCGCCACCTCCGCCGGCCAGATCAAGACCGGCTCCCTGTGCCGCAGCGACCGCGTCGCCAAGTACAACCGCCTGCTGGTAATCGAACAGCAGCTTGGCGACCAGGCCCGTTATCCGGGATTGGCTGCGATTAAAGGGCAGGGGTGA
- a CDS encoding type II toxin-antitoxin system Phd/YefM family antitoxin, with translation MLTVNISDLRANLLKYLEKASHGEQITVTTNGRVLATIAPPTDKKALAKKRLSELSATAKINDVTSPLDNQWDAML, from the coding sequence ATGCTAACTGTCAATATTAGCGATCTCAGAGCCAACCTATTGAAATATCTTGAAAAGGCTAGCCACGGCGAGCAAATTACCGTTACCACCAACGGTAGAGTTTTAGCCACTATCGCTCCTCCAACAGACAAGAAAGCGCTGGCGAAGAAACGGCTGAGCGAACTCTCTGCTACTGCCAAAATCAATGATGTAACTAGCCCACTGGACAACCAATGGGATGCAATGCTGTGA
- a CDS encoding type II toxin-antitoxin system VapC family toxin has translation MGCNAVILLDTCAIVWDALDKARLTDKAKAAIAKADEHNALIISDISIWEISMLIKRSRIEVATSAANFVNLFLESRNISVVSISPEIAELSTNLDSQINNDPADRIIAATSIIYNAQLITADSNLRQSTLIDTIW, from the coding sequence ATGGGATGCAATGCTGTGATTTTACTCGACACCTGTGCAATCGTTTGGGACGCTCTTGACAAAGCCAGGTTGACTGATAAGGCCAAAGCTGCAATCGCAAAAGCAGATGAGCACAACGCCCTGATAATTTCCGATATTTCGATATGGGAAATATCAATGCTTATCAAGCGTTCTCGCATTGAAGTTGCAACTAGCGCAGCAAATTTCGTGAACCTATTTCTAGAATCTCGCAATATATCCGTTGTTTCCATTTCTCCAGAAATTGCGGAACTTTCAACCAACCTTGACTCCCAAATCAACAACGATCCCGCAGATCGGATTATTGCAGCGACTTCAATTATTTATAACGCGCAACTCATTACAGCCGATTCGAACCTGCGCCAATCCACCCTCATTGACACGATCTGGTGA
- a CDS encoding ATP-binding protein → MPVSLPARYEDLDEAFRGRLIPNRDLISQIDRAYRSMTISGGIRFLPIYGESGVGKSCATRELGTHMPDVCAFVLSRDEIEGSPALLQRVRKERQHTDKRLLVAIVDQYEENVEGKERIPTQFVEHLSLLDRAELAGELIVFIWLTTSSEFQQQLVRATTRNRRLLANENFEVLGPAKEEWPQIVEETFSFHNSETPLADFGVIEDDIRQIARGADTLGRTILSVGDSLAEHIEPLQNLSEYQVILLWPVADSTRSQRVAQFTRARAGYRLNWDAWHTELNDDDRRTLPLREFNRARLYFDFRLIPIRAADLHKLCLDLGNDDRQLAAANLERFRNTHFFHLVSGNWNSYDYAPMRERESQRADDAKAWYETVTTSPTLIGKRLAKILRALNLDAEHEVPIRTEYGSVRADVFVEPTQAGEKRRIIELKVFASENTMPSSIKDQVKITLRRHAQLAGFLQRQ, encoded by the coding sequence ATGCCAGTTTCCCTTCCAGCCCGATACGAAGATCTCGATGAAGCTTTCCGTGGTCGGCTGATTCCGAATCGAGATTTGATTTCTCAGATCGATCGTGCCTATAGGTCGATGACCATAAGTGGTGGCATTCGCTTTTTGCCTATCTATGGGGAGAGTGGAGTAGGAAAGAGCTGCGCAACTCGTGAGCTTGGTACGCATATGCCCGATGTATGTGCGTTTGTTCTATCTCGCGATGAAATTGAGGGGTCTCCAGCTCTGTTGCAGAGGGTTCGTAAAGAGAGACAACATACAGATAAACGCTTGTTGGTTGCTATTGTCGACCAGTATGAGGAAAACGTTGAAGGGAAAGAAAGAATTCCCACGCAGTTCGTCGAACACTTGAGCCTACTTGACCGCGCGGAGTTGGCCGGCGAACTCATTGTCTTCATTTGGCTTACTACGAGCAGCGAGTTCCAACAACAATTGGTCAGGGCAACAACTCGAAATAGGCGGCTTTTGGCTAATGAGAATTTTGAGGTTCTCGGCCCCGCCAAAGAAGAGTGGCCACAGATCGTTGAAGAGACGTTTTCTTTTCATAACAGCGAAACCCCATTAGCAGACTTTGGCGTGATTGAAGATGATATTCGCCAAATTGCGCGTGGTGCGGATACTCTAGGGCGCACAATTCTATCAGTAGGTGATTCTCTAGCTGAGCATATTGAACCTCTACAAAATCTATCTGAGTATCAGGTTATTCTGCTATGGCCTGTGGCTGATTCGACTCGAAGTCAACGAGTGGCGCAATTCACTCGGGCACGCGCCGGTTATCGACTGAACTGGGACGCCTGGCACACTGAGTTAAATGACGACGATCGAAGGACGCTGCCACTCCGTGAGTTCAACCGTGCACGTCTATATTTTGATTTTCGGTTGATACCAATTCGAGCAGCCGACCTACATAAGCTCTGCCTTGATCTTGGCAATGACGATCGTCAACTTGCTGCAGCAAACCTTGAACGGTTTAGAAACACTCACTTCTTCCACTTGGTATCCGGTAATTGGAACTCATACGATTATGCTCCAATGCGTGAACGTGAATCACAGCGGGCTGATGATGCAAAAGCTTGGTACGAGACGGTCACAACGAGCCCAACACTAATCGGGAAACGTTTGGCGAAAATATTGCGTGCTCTGAATCTTGATGCGGAACACGAAGTACCGATACGCACTGAATATGGTTCCGTGCGTGCAGATGTGTTCGTGGAGCCAACACAGGCGGGCGAAAAGCGTCGAATTATCGAGCTTAAAGTTTTCGCATCCGAAAATACAATGCCATCCTCAATCAAGGATCAGGTCAAAATTACTCTCAGGCGGCATGCACAATTAGCGGGATTCTTGCAGCGCCAATGA
- the kdsA gene encoding 3-deoxy-8-phosphooctulonate synthase: MQDQQKIIEFAGLQTGNSLPLMLFGGMNVLESRELALDVAEAYVEATRKLGIPYVFKASFDKANRSSIHSFRGPGLEKGLEWLAEIKARFNVPILTDVHEPWQAAPAAEVADIIQLPAFLARQTDLVVAMAKTGAVINIKKPQFLAPQEMRHIIRKCEEAGNAQLILCERGSSFGYNNLVVDMLGFGEMKETGYPLFFDVTHSLQRPGGRADSADGRRAQVAELARAGVAVGLAGLFLEAHPDPDSAKCDGPCALPLDRLEPFLAQLKAIDDLVKGFAPLEIR; encoded by the coding sequence ATGCAGGATCAGCAGAAAATCATCGAATTCGCCGGCTTGCAGACCGGTAATTCATTGCCGCTGATGCTGTTCGGCGGCATGAACGTGCTGGAATCCCGGGAACTGGCGCTGGACGTCGCCGAGGCCTATGTGGAAGCGACCCGGAAACTCGGTATTCCCTACGTGTTCAAGGCGAGTTTCGACAAGGCCAACCGCAGTTCCATTCACTCCTTCCGCGGCCCGGGGCTGGAGAAGGGCCTGGAGTGGCTGGCGGAGATCAAGGCGCGCTTCAACGTGCCGATTCTCACCGACGTGCACGAGCCCTGGCAGGCCGCGCCGGCGGCGGAAGTCGCGGATATCATCCAGCTGCCGGCGTTCCTGGCTCGCCAGACGGACCTCGTCGTGGCCATGGCAAAGACCGGGGCGGTGATCAACATCAAGAAACCGCAGTTCCTGGCGCCCCAGGAAATGCGCCATATCATTCGTAAATGCGAGGAAGCCGGCAATGCACAGCTGATTCTCTGCGAGCGCGGCTCGAGCTTCGGCTACAACAATCTGGTCGTCGACATGCTGGGCTTCGGCGAAATGAAAGAGACCGGCTATCCCCTGTTCTTCGACGTGACTCACTCGCTGCAGCGTCCCGGCGGCCGTGCCGACAGCGCCGACGGCCGCCGGGCCCAGGTGGCGGAACTGGCTCGGGCCGGGGTGGCGGTAGGTCTCGCCGGCCTATTTCTCGAAGCCCATCCGGACCCGGACAGCGCCAAGTGCGATGGCCCCTGCGCCTTGCCCCTGGATCGGCTTGAACCCTTCCTGGCTCAGCTCAAGGCCATCGACGATCTGGTCAAGGGCTTCGCGCCGCTGGAAATTCGTTGA
- a CDS encoding IS30 family transposase: protein MTCYYHHLSAEDRAAIMMMRASHSIRAIASHLGRSPSTVSREFRRHTVTPVKGYDASLAGYRARLARHRQRRLPKLHPDGELFELVVYLLRKYWSPEQISRTLKRMFPDHPDRQVSHESIYNALHVMPRGTLKKELIACLRQGNGKRRPRRQGKDRRQQIPDLVSIHMRPPEVEDRLMPGHWEGDLIMGANNRSAVGTLVERTTRLVILAKLDGTTATAAAIGFSDKLNEVPRSLRLSMTYDQGREMTKHAEITQKTGTAIYFADPHSPWQRGSNENTNGLLRQYLPKGTDLSVYSQEELDVIADSLNTRPRKTLDWRTPLEVYADVLKKSVAGPNTLQ from the coding sequence ATGACTTGCTACTATCACCATCTTTCTGCTGAAGACCGCGCCGCTATCATGATGATGCGAGCCTCTCACTCGATCCGGGCTATCGCCAGTCACTTGGGTCGCTCACCCAGTACGGTGTCACGGGAATTCAGGCGTCATACCGTCACTCCTGTAAAGGGATATGACGCTAGCCTGGCGGGCTATCGCGCTCGGCTGGCACGTCATCGCCAGCGTCGCTTACCCAAGTTGCATCCCGACGGCGAACTGTTTGAACTGGTGGTCTATCTGCTGCGTAAATACTGGTCACCCGAGCAGATAAGCCGCACACTGAAGCGTATGTTTCCTGATCATCCCGACCGCCAGGTCTCCCATGAGTCCATCTACAACGCGCTTCACGTGATGCCGCGAGGCACGCTGAAGAAGGAGCTCATTGCCTGTTTGAGACAGGGCAATGGCAAGCGTCGGCCGAGACGCCAGGGCAAGGATCGACGCCAGCAGATTCCCGATCTGGTCAGTATCCACATGCGCCCGCCCGAGGTTGAAGACCGGCTGATGCCAGGGCATTGGGAGGGCGACCTCATCATGGGCGCCAACAACCGCTCTGCTGTCGGCACGCTGGTCGAGCGCACCACCCGCCTGGTGATCCTGGCGAAGCTGGACGGTACCACGGCTACCGCGGCGGCTATCGGATTCAGTGACAAGCTCAACGAGGTGCCGCGCTCGCTGCGCCTGTCCATGACCTACGATCAGGGCAGAGAAATGACGAAGCATGCCGAGATTACTCAGAAGACTGGCACAGCGATCTACTTTGCGGATCCCCACAGCCCCTGGCAGCGAGGCTCGAATGAAAACACCAATGGTCTGTTGCGGCAGTATTTGCCGAAGGGCACGGACTTGTCGGTCTACAGCCAGGAAGAGCTTGACGTGATCGCCGACTCACTGAATACGCGGCCGAGAAAAACACTGGACTGGAGAACGCCATTGGAGGTTTATGCCGATGTGCTCAAGAAGTCCGTGGCTGGGCCGAACACCCTTCAATAG
- a CDS encoding type II toxin-antitoxin system Phd/YefM family antitoxin — protein MRQVLADFSVTISELKKNPSALLSQASGSPISVLNHNKLAAYLIPADTYEALMDIIEDYELAKLVEERLGDKEQAVSVSLDDL, from the coding sequence ATGCGCCAAGTTCTTGCTGACTTTTCCGTAACCATTTCAGAATTAAAGAAGAATCCGTCCGCGCTGCTCTCTCAGGCCAGTGGTTCGCCAATTTCAGTTTTGAACCACAACAAGCTGGCTGCTTACCTGATTCCAGCAGATACCTACGAGGCATTGATGGATATAATTGAGGATTACGAACTCGCCAAGCTGGTTGAGGAGCGTCTAGGAGACAAGGAGCAGGCGGTATCGGTGTCCTTGGATGACCTATAA
- a CDS encoding CopG family ribbon-helix-helix protein: MSVTTVRLQAEVEQHLEAIASRLHRSKGWVINQALSEYIEKQQREQERWQQTLEAMESAAQGKVVDAGEVQDWLNSWGADNERDAPESGR; encoded by the coding sequence ATGAGTGTCACCACAGTTCGTCTTCAGGCAGAGGTTGAGCAACATCTCGAGGCAATCGCTAGCAGGCTCCACCGGAGCAAGGGCTGGGTGATCAATCAGGCATTGTCGGAATACATTGAAAAGCAGCAGCGCGAGCAGGAGCGTTGGCAACAAACGTTAGAGGCGATGGAGTCTGCCGCTCAGGGAAAAGTCGTCGACGCCGGCGAGGTGCAGGATTGGCTCAATAGCTGGGGAGCCGATAACGAGCGGGACGCGCCGGAGTCAGGTAGGTGA
- the fdxA gene encoding ferredoxin FdxA, translating to MTFVVTENCIKCKYTDCVEVCPVDCFYEGPNFLVIHPDECIDCALCEPECPAEAIFAEDELPESQQEFIEINAELAEEWPNISEKQDPLPDAEEWDGKPGKRELLER from the coding sequence ATGACGTTCGTTGTCACCGAAAACTGCATCAAGTGCAAATACACCGACTGCGTGGAAGTCTGCCCGGTGGACTGCTTCTATGAAGGTCCCAACTTTCTGGTCATTCATCCCGACGAATGCATCGACTGCGCCCTCTGCGAACCGGAGTGTCCGGCGGAAGCGATCTTCGCCGAGGATGAATTGCCGGAGAGCCAGCAGGAATTCATCGAGATCAACGCGGAACTCGCGGAAGAATGGCCGAATATCTCCGAGAAGCAGGATCCCCTGCCGGACGCGGAGGAATGGGATGGCAAGCCCGGCAAGCGAGAGTTGCTTGAGAGGTAA
- the mutS gene encoding DNA mismatch repair protein MutS, translating to MTQASASHTPMMAQYLKIKREHPDVLLFYRMGDFYELFFDDAKRAAKLLDITLTRRGQSAGQPIPMAGVPYHSAEGYLSRLVKAGESVAICEQIGDPALAKGPVERKVVRIVTPGTLHDEALLDAHRDNLLLALHSQSNCWGLAWLELSSGRFSVLEVESEAEMLSEVQRLNPAELLISEDSEPLQALGGRSGLRRQSAWLFDHDSATRLLCDQFQVQDLRGFGCAHLQVAITAAGVLMEYARDTQRSALPHVTAISVENRDEAVIIDAASRRNLEIDLNLSGSTDNTLASVLDTTATAMGSRLLKRWINRPLRDRTLLGARQGAVQLLLESDSLTLLHETLKAIGDMERILARVALRSARPRDLARLRDALAALPDLQDELAHFADGTALDELRQRIRPFPELADMLRRALMENPPVVIRDGGVIAEGFDAELDDYRGLAEHAGDYLVELEARERRRSGLAGLKVGYNRVHGYYIEIPRAQAKDVPSDYIRRQTLKNAERFIIPELKEFEDKALSARSRALAREKLLYESLIDNLNAELGALQATSQALATLDVLGAFAERALALDFVRPNLVESPGIHIETGRHPVVERVSEIPFVPNDLCFDERRRMLVITGPNMGGKSTYMRQAALITLLAHTGSFVPASRATIGPVDRIFTRIGSSDDLAGGRSTFMVEMTETANILHNATEYSLVLMDEIGRGTSTFDGLSLAWASAEYLTQRRAFTLFATHYFEMTGLTDQAEGVANVHLSAAEHKDGIVFMHRVEEGPASQSYGLQVAQLAGVPKAVISRAREKLATLEQQEVDQGQHKARAPRRGNPAAPMQSDLFASVPHPLVEELETLELDELSPRQALDLLYRWRKTL from the coding sequence ATGACCCAGGCCAGCGCCTCACACACGCCCATGATGGCGCAGTATCTGAAGATCAAGCGCGAACACCCGGACGTGCTGCTGTTCTATCGCATGGGAGACTTCTACGAGCTGTTCTTCGACGATGCCAAGCGCGCCGCCAAGCTGCTGGATATCACCTTGACCCGTCGCGGCCAATCCGCGGGACAGCCGATTCCCATGGCCGGGGTGCCCTATCATAGCGCGGAAGGCTATCTGTCGCGGCTGGTCAAGGCGGGAGAATCCGTGGCCATTTGCGAGCAGATCGGCGATCCCGCTCTGGCCAAGGGGCCGGTGGAGCGCAAGGTCGTGCGTATCGTCACCCCGGGCACCCTGCACGACGAGGCGCTGCTCGACGCCCATCGCGACAACCTGCTGCTGGCGCTGCATTCCCAGAGCAACTGCTGGGGACTGGCCTGGCTCGAGCTTTCCAGCGGCCGTTTCAGCGTGCTTGAAGTCGAGAGCGAGGCGGAGATGCTGTCGGAAGTGCAGCGGCTCAATCCGGCGGAACTGCTGATCAGCGAAGATTCGGAGCCGCTGCAGGCGCTTGGGGGTCGCAGCGGCCTGCGCCGCCAGAGCGCCTGGCTCTTCGATCACGATTCCGCCACCCGCCTGCTGTGCGATCAGTTCCAGGTGCAGGATCTGCGCGGCTTCGGCTGCGCGCATCTACAGGTGGCGATCACCGCCGCCGGGGTGCTGATGGAGTACGCCCGGGACACCCAGCGCTCCGCCCTGCCCCACGTCACCGCCATCAGCGTCGAGAATCGCGACGAGGCGGTGATCATCGACGCCGCCAGCCGGCGCAACCTGGAAATCGATCTCAACCTCTCCGGGAGCACCGACAACACCCTGGCAAGTGTCTTGGACACCACCGCCACCGCCATGGGCTCGCGATTGCTCAAGCGCTGGATCAATCGACCCCTGCGCGACCGAACGTTGCTCGGCGCCCGCCAGGGGGCGGTGCAGCTGCTGCTGGAAAGCGATTCCTTGACTCTTCTGCATGAAACCCTCAAGGCCATCGGTGATATGGAGCGCATTCTCGCCCGGGTCGCCCTGCGCAGCGCCCGGCCCCGGGATCTGGCCCGGCTGCGAGATGCCCTGGCGGCGCTGCCCGACCTGCAGGACGAGCTTGCGCACTTCGCCGACGGCACCGCCCTGGACGAACTGCGCCAGCGTATCCGGCCTTTTCCCGAGCTGGCGGACATGCTCAGGCGCGCCCTGATGGAGAATCCGCCGGTGGTGATCCGCGACGGCGGCGTGATCGCCGAGGGCTTCGATGCGGAACTCGACGACTATCGCGGCCTGGCGGAACACGCCGGGGACTATCTGGTGGAACTCGAGGCCCGAGAGCGTCGGCGCAGCGGCCTGGCGGGGCTCAAGGTCGGCTATAACCGGGTACATGGCTACTATATCGAGATTCCCCGCGCTCAGGCCAAGGACGTCCCAAGCGACTATATTCGCCGCCAGACCTTGAAGAACGCGGAGCGATTCATCATTCCGGAGCTCAAGGAATTCGAGGACAAGGCGCTCTCCGCCAGGTCCCGGGCCCTGGCCCGGGAGAAGCTGCTTTATGAAAGCCTGATCGACAACCTGAACGCGGAGCTTGGTGCCCTGCAGGCAACCAGCCAGGCCCTGGCGACCCTGGACGTGCTGGGCGCCTTCGCCGAACGGGCCCTGGCGCTGGATTTCGTCAGGCCGAACCTTGTCGAAAGCCCGGGTATTCATATCGAGACGGGACGCCACCCGGTGGTGGAACGGGTAAGCGAGATCCCCTTCGTACCCAACGACCTGTGCTTCGACGAGCGGCGGCGCATGCTGGTGATCACTGGCCCCAACATGGGCGGCAAGTCCACCTACATGCGCCAGGCGGCGCTGATCACCCTGCTTGCCCATACCGGCAGCTTCGTGCCCGCCAGCCGAGCGACCATCGGTCCGGTGGATCGCATCTTCACCCGTATCGGCTCCAGCGACGACCTGGCCGGTGGGCGCTCCACCTTCATGGTGGAGATGACGGAAACCGCCAATATCCTGCATAACGCCACGGAATATAGCCTGGTGCTGATGGACGAGATCGGCCGCGGCACCAGCACCTTCGACGGCCTTTCCCTGGCCTGGGCCAGCGCGGAATACCTGACCCAGCGCCGCGCCTTCACCCTGTTCGCGACTCACTACTTCGAGATGACCGGCCTGACGGATCAGGCGGAAGGCGTGGCCAATGTGCATCTCAGCGCCGCAGAGCACAAGGATGGTATCGTCTTCATGCACCGGGTGGAGGAAGGGCCGGCGAGTCAAAGCTACGGTCTCCAGGTTGCCCAACTGGCCGGGGTGCCGAAAGCGGTGATCAGCCGAGCGCGGGAAAAGCTCGCGACGCTGGAACAGCAGGAAGTCGACCAGGGTCAACACAAGGCAAGGGCACCGCGCCGAGGAAATCCCGCAGCGCCAATGCAAAGTGATCTTTTCGCCAGCGTGCCGCATCCGCTGGTCGAGGAGCTTGAAACCCTGGAACTGGATGAACTGTCTCCCCGCCAGGCGCTGGATTTGCTCTACCGCTGGCGCAAGACACTTTGA